Proteins encoded by one window of Castor canadensis chromosome 2, mCasCan1.hap1v2, whole genome shotgun sequence:
- the Usp8 gene encoding ubiquitin carboxyl-terminal hydrolase 8 isoform X5 — MPAVASVPKELYLSSSLKDLNKKTEVKPEKISTKSYIHSALKIFKAAEECRLDRDEERAYVLYMKFMTVYNLIKKRPDFKQQQDYFHSMLGPTNIKKAIEEAERLSESLKLRYEEAEVRKKLEEKDRQEEEQLQQQKRQEAGREDSGALAKGSLENVLDSQNKTQRINGEKSEKKETAEKGVVTAKELYTMMMDKNISLIIMDARRLQDYQHSCISNSLSVPEEAISPGVTASWIEANLPDDSKDTWKKRGNVDYVVLLDWFSSAKDLHLGTTLQSLKDALFKWESKSVLRNEPLVLEGGYENWLLCYPQYTTNAKVTPPPRGKNEEVSISCIGFYLPFIGRVSSFQASCPDATFSCRRR, encoded by the exons TTATATACACAGTGCTCTGAAGATCTTCAAGGCAGCGGAAGAATGCAGATTAGATCGTGATGAGGAAAGGGCCTATGTGCTATATATGAAATTTATGACTGTTTATAATCTTATCAAAAAGAGACCTGATTTCAAGCAACAGCAG GACTACTTTCATTCAATGCTTGGACCTACAAACATCAAAAAAGCCATCGAAGAAGCTGAAAGACTCTCTGAAAGCCTTAAACTGAG ATATGAAGAAGCTGAAGTTCggaaaaaacttgaagaaaaggACAGACAGGAGGAAGAGCAGCTGCAACAACAGAAAAGGCAGGAAGCAGGAAGAGAGGATAGTGGCGCATTGGCTAAAGGTTCTTTGGAGAATGTATTGGATtcccaaaacaaaacccaaagg ATCAATGGtgaaaagagtgaaaaaaaggaaactgcGGAGAAAG GAGTGGTCACAGCAAAGGAACTGTATACAATGATGATGGATAAAAACATCAGCTTGATTATAATGGATGCTCGAAGACTGCAGGATTATCAGCATTCTTGCATTTCAAATTCTCTCAGTGTTCCTGAAGAAGCTATTAGTCCAgg AGTCACTGCTAGTTGGATTGAAGCAAACCTCCCAGATGATTCTAAAGACACATGGAAGAAGAGGGGGAATGTGGATTATGTGGTACTTCTTGACTGGTTTAGTTCTGCAAAAGATTTACATCTTGGAACAACTTTACAGAGCCTGAaagatgcacttttcaag tGGGAAAGTAAAAGTGTTCTGCGCAATGAGCCTTTGGTTTTAGAGGGAGGCTATGAAAACTGGCTCCTTTGCTATCCGCAGTACACAACAAATGCTAAAGTCACTCCACCCCCACGAGGCAAGAATGAAGAGGTGTCTATCTCATGTAT TGGATTTTACTTACCCTTCATTGGAAGAGTCAGTTCCTTCCAAGCCTCCTGCCCAGATGCCACCTTCTCTTGTAGAAGGAGATAA